Proteins co-encoded in one Aquincola tertiaricarbonis genomic window:
- a CDS encoding M48 family metallopeptidase, translating into MNQLFRTDADIAVPHGAGCRCALHGRRLFTGALVAGAMAPAWAQRDSEGVRGDVGGESQFAKLVPAEEVEAAAQQQYTQMKREAAQQRALAPDDNPQVVRLRTIAQRLIPFTDDWNRRAGQWKWEVNLIGSQQLNAFCMPGGKIAFYYGILQQLQLSDDEVATIMGHEMAHALREHARERMGKTAATRVGASLLSSVLGLGSAGDQLLNMGGQLLTLKFSRDDESEADIVGMDLAARAGYDPRAGISLWQKMLQASKGAPPQFLSTHPAGQTRIRDIEAKLPKVEPLYARAAKPPRKFAPPPPAAAK; encoded by the coding sequence ATGAACCAGCTCTTCCGTACCGACGCCGACATCGCCGTGCCGCATGGCGCCGGCTGCCGCTGTGCGCTGCACGGCCGCCGCCTGTTCACCGGCGCCCTGGTGGCCGGCGCCATGGCACCCGCCTGGGCCCAGCGCGACAGCGAAGGCGTGCGCGGCGACGTGGGCGGTGAAAGCCAGTTCGCCAAGCTGGTGCCCGCCGAGGAGGTGGAGGCCGCCGCCCAGCAGCAGTACACGCAGATGAAGCGCGAGGCCGCCCAGCAGCGCGCACTGGCGCCCGACGACAACCCGCAGGTGGTGCGGCTGCGCACCATCGCCCAGCGGCTGATCCCGTTCACCGACGACTGGAACCGCCGCGCCGGCCAGTGGAAGTGGGAGGTCAACCTGATCGGCAGCCAGCAGCTCAATGCCTTCTGCATGCCGGGCGGCAAGATCGCCTTTTACTACGGCATCCTGCAGCAGCTGCAGCTGAGCGACGACGAGGTGGCCACCATCATGGGCCACGAGATGGCGCATGCGCTACGTGAGCATGCGCGCGAGCGCATGGGCAAGACGGCGGCCACCCGCGTGGGCGCCAGCCTGTTGTCCAGCGTGCTGGGCCTGGGCAGCGCGGGCGACCAGCTGCTGAACATGGGCGGCCAGCTGCTCACGCTGAAGTTCAGCCGCGACGACGAATCGGAAGCCGACATCGTCGGCATGGACCTGGCGGCCCGCGCCGGCTACGACCCGCGCGCCGGCATCAGCCTGTGGCAGAAGATGCTGCAGGCCAGCAAGGGCGCGCCGCCGCAGTTCCTGAGCACCCACCCGGCCGGCCAGACGCGCATCCGCGACATCGAGGCCAAGCTGCCCAAGGTGGAGCCGTTGTACGCACGGGCGGCCAAGCCCCCGCGCAAGTTCGCGCCGCCACCGCCGGCCGCCGCCAAGTAA
- a CDS encoding AmpG family muropeptide MFS transporter has translation MPDHASAARAPRPVPRTAAQRAAAWHRLLAVTVLGFASGLPLALTGQAMQAWLSLEGLDVATIGFLSLVGLPYTFKFLWAPLMDRFELPLLGRRRGWLVLTQLALAGVLYALASTSPSDALRTFALLAVLTAFVSASQDVVIDAYRTDLLPPAERGLGSSLNVLGYRLAMIVSGGVALIWTDPSNAGTAFGWTWPQVYKLMALLMLVAAGCSALLLPRLRHAPVPRTVARHDLIGFGAVVLAVVVGVLFTDRLANPFARWLLGLVLGGSGLPPALQGKWAELLGLLIGIGFTLPLAAWAARRARFETLLSGLQSYFSQPGAGAFLAFIVLYKLGDAFAGSLMTPFLLKAMAYSPAEVGVVNKVIGLWLTIGGALLGGALMLKLGLWRSLLLFGVLQMGSNLGFWWLAVNGAGVMPGLTIPVFDWGFVHLAQATPVDGGLLMVIAFENLSGGMGTAAFVAFLMSLCNQRFTATQFALLSAFASVGRVWVGPLAGVLAESIGWPTFFLVSTLAALPALGMLWALRGSIRALEVPPGQVAADD, from the coding sequence ATGCCCGATCACGCCTCCGCCGCCCGTGCGCCCCGACCCGTTCCGCGCACGGCCGCCCAGCGTGCCGCGGCCTGGCACCGCCTGCTGGCGGTGACGGTGCTGGGCTTCGCTTCCGGCCTGCCGCTGGCGCTCACCGGTCAGGCCATGCAGGCCTGGCTCAGCCTGGAAGGGCTGGACGTGGCGACCATCGGCTTCCTCAGCCTGGTGGGCCTGCCCTACACCTTCAAGTTCCTGTGGGCGCCGCTGATGGACCGCTTCGAGCTGCCGCTGCTCGGCCGGCGCCGCGGCTGGCTGGTGCTCACCCAGCTGGCACTGGCCGGCGTGCTGTATGCGCTGGCCAGCACCTCGCCGTCCGACGCGCTGCGCACCTTTGCGCTGCTGGCGGTGCTCACCGCCTTCGTCTCCGCCTCGCAGGACGTGGTGATCGACGCCTACCGCACCGACCTGCTGCCACCGGCCGAGCGCGGCCTGGGCTCGTCGCTCAACGTGCTGGGCTACCGGCTGGCGATGATCGTCTCCGGCGGCGTGGCCCTGATCTGGACCGACCCCAGCAACGCCGGCACCGCCTTCGGCTGGACCTGGCCCCAGGTCTACAAGCTGATGGCGCTGCTGATGCTCGTGGCCGCCGGCTGCTCGGCCCTGCTGCTGCCGCGGCTGCGCCATGCCCCGGTGCCGCGCACCGTGGCCCGGCACGACCTCATCGGCTTTGGCGCGGTGGTGCTGGCGGTGGTGGTGGGCGTGCTGTTCACCGACCGGCTGGCCAACCCCTTCGCCCGCTGGCTGCTGGGCCTGGTGCTGGGCGGCAGCGGCCTGCCGCCCGCGCTGCAGGGCAAGTGGGCCGAACTGCTGGGGCTGCTCATCGGCATCGGCTTCACGCTGCCGCTGGCGGCCTGGGCCGCCCGGCGTGCGCGCTTCGAAACCCTGCTGTCGGGCCTGCAGAGCTACTTCTCGCAACCAGGGGCCGGCGCCTTCCTGGCCTTCATCGTGCTCTACAAGCTGGGCGATGCGTTTGCCGGCTCGCTGATGACGCCCTTCCTGCTCAAGGCCATGGCCTACAGCCCGGCCGAGGTGGGCGTGGTCAACAAGGTCATCGGCCTGTGGCTCACCATCGGCGGCGCGCTGCTGGGCGGTGCGCTGATGCTCAAGCTGGGCCTGTGGCGTTCGCTGCTGCTGTTCGGCGTGCTGCAGATGGGCAGCAACCTGGGCTTCTGGTGGCTGGCGGTCAACGGCGCCGGGGTCATGCCAGGCCTCACCATCCCGGTCTTCGACTGGGGCTTCGTGCACCTGGCGCAGGCCACGCCGGTGGACGGCGGGCTGCTGATGGTCATCGCCTTCGAGAACCTCTCGGGCGGCATGGGCACGGCGGCTTTCGTGGCCTTTTTGATGAGCCTGTGCAACCAGCGCTTCACCGCAACGCAGTTCGCGTTGCTGTCGGCCTTCGCCTCGGTGGGCCGGGTGTGGGTGGGGCCGCTGGCCGGGGTGTTGGCCGAAAGCATCGGATGGCCGACCTTTTTCCTCGTGTCCACCCTGGCCGCGCTGCCCGCGTTGGGGATGCTGTGGGCGCTGCGTGGCAGCATCCGCGCACTGGAGGTGCCACCCGGGCAGGTGGCCGCCGATGACTGA
- a CDS encoding anti-sigma factor family protein, producing the protein MNAPLPPDDTQLGAWLDGELPPAEHDRISAWLEAHPADAQRVQAWAADRDALRALWGPVADEPVPAALQRPLWRGTARPAWARAAMVAGLLITGALAGGGAVWWQQHEAAGSVAAVPIEPAWVQRAALAHSLYVPDQRHPVEVRAQEDHLARWLTRRTQLPVKLFDLRAQGFALVGGRLLPDTDGPGAQLMYQDDSGQRVTVYLRKPDPQVPAAFRYEQQGDLGLFYWVEGGCGYALAGSLPRERLLALAEAIYQQQPE; encoded by the coding sequence ATGAACGCCCCCCTGCCCCCCGACGACACCCAGCTGGGCGCCTGGCTCGATGGCGAGCTGCCACCGGCCGAGCACGACCGCATCAGCGCCTGGCTGGAAGCCCACCCCGCCGACGCGCAGCGGGTGCAGGCCTGGGCCGCCGACCGCGATGCGCTGCGTGCGCTGTGGGGGCCGGTGGCCGACGAGCCGGTGCCCGCGGCGCTGCAGCGCCCGCTGTGGCGCGGCACCGCGCGCCCGGCCTGGGCGCGCGCGGCCATGGTGGCCGGGCTGCTGATCACCGGCGCGCTGGCCGGCGGTGGCGCGGTGTGGTGGCAGCAGCATGAGGCGGCCGGCAGCGTGGCCGCCGTGCCGATCGAACCCGCCTGGGTGCAGCGCGCCGCGCTGGCCCACAGCCTGTACGTGCCCGACCAGCGCCACCCCGTGGAGGTGCGCGCCCAGGAAGACCACCTGGCCCGCTGGCTGACCCGCCGCACGCAGCTGCCGGTCAAGCTGTTCGACCTGCGGGCGCAAGGTTTTGCCCTGGTGGGCGGCCGCCTGCTGCCGGACACCGACGGCCCTGGCGCCCAGCTGATGTACCAGGACGACAGCGGCCAGCGGGTGACGGTGTACCTGCGCAAGCCCGATCCGCAGGTGCCGGCCGCCTTCCGCTATGAGCAGCAGGGCGACCTGGGACTGTTTTATTGGGTGGAAGGCGGCTGCGGCTATGCGCTGGCGGGCAGCCTGCCACGCGAGCGGCTGCTGGCGCTGGCCGAGGCCATCTACCAGCAGCAGCCGGAGTAA
- a CDS encoding RNA polymerase sigma factor has translation MHAPAAFRQQLLGAIPRLRRYARSLVMEVHLADDLVQTALERALAHWHQFDQRRDLVLWALSILHNAHLDHRRRDARTTTMDPADLAAEMDAHQAMGAAHDPGLRIDLQAALRRLQPDHREVLLLVGVEQLSYAEAAELLNIPIGTVMSRLSRARTALRAALEGGVPAAGPTAPTLRRVI, from the coding sequence GTGCACGCTCCCGCCGCCTTCCGCCAGCAACTGCTGGGCGCCATTCCGCGCCTGCGAAGGTATGCCCGCTCGCTGGTGATGGAGGTGCACCTGGCCGACGACCTGGTGCAGACGGCGCTGGAACGCGCGCTGGCCCATTGGCACCAGTTCGACCAGCGGCGCGACCTGGTGCTGTGGGCGCTGTCCATCCTGCACAACGCCCACCTGGACCACCGCCGCCGCGACGCCCGCACCACCACCATGGACCCCGCCGACCTGGCCGCCGAGATGGATGCCCACCAGGCCATGGGCGCCGCCCACGACCCGGGCCTGCGCATCGACCTGCAGGCAGCGCTGCGCCGCCTGCAGCCCGACCACCGCGAGGTGCTGCTGCTGGTGGGCGTGGAGCAGCTCAGCTACGCCGAGGCGGCCGAGCTGCTGAACATTCCCATCGGCACCGTGATGTCGCGCCTGTCGCGCGCGCGCACCGCGCTGCGCGCCGCGCTGGAAGGCGGCGTGCCGGCCGCCGGCCCGACGGCGCCCACCCTGCGCCGCGTGATCTGA
- a CDS encoding ABC transporter substrate-binding protein — translation MRATLLLALCLGLLGPATALAQTAKVLRVAFNSAETGFDPARVSDLYSRTLIAHIFEAPLEYDPLARPPLLRPRTAQAMPEHSADYRTWTLKIRPGIHFAPDPAFGGQPRELVAQDYVYSFKRFADPVTASPVWSYLDSFGLVGLAELRERALQRQQPFDYEREIAGVRALDRYTLQFNLREPRPRFAYLLATSDVFGAVAREVVERYGNTIAEHPVGTGPFLLQQWRRSSRVVLARNPGYRDVRYDAQPAPDDAAGQAVLARLKGRQLPMVDEVQVSMIDEEQPRWLSFLNGQLDALAGAYGSLPGSFAPTAVPNGQLAPHLAKRGIVMQRQVNADVILTLFNMEHPLVGGLAPEKVALRRAIALAMDTEREARQIRRGLAVPAQSVMLPHGSGYDPQFKSENGDHDPARARALLEVYGYRDRDGDGYREQPDGQPLVLEMSTQPDQIYRQFDEQFQRDMQAVGLRVRFLTGQWPEQLKQARAGKLMLWMLGNTASSPDGQDVLQRLYGPMAGGQNLARFRLPAFDALYARLSALPDGPEREALFQQARLLSVAYMPYKASVHRISVDLLHPWVIGYRRPLFWNDWWHRVDLDAAARQAAGINPAHAP, via the coding sequence GTGAGAGCCACCCTGCTGCTGGCCCTCTGTCTGGGACTGCTGGGCCCCGCCACCGCCCTGGCCCAGACGGCCAAGGTGCTGCGCGTGGCCTTCAACTCGGCCGAGACGGGCTTCGACCCGGCACGCGTCAGCGACCTCTACTCCCGCACGCTGATCGCCCACATCTTCGAGGCGCCGCTGGAGTACGACCCGCTGGCGCGCCCGCCGCTGCTGCGCCCGCGCACCGCGCAGGCGATGCCCGAGCACAGCGCCGACTACCGCACCTGGACGCTGAAGATCCGGCCCGGCATCCACTTCGCGCCCGATCCGGCCTTCGGCGGCCAGCCGCGCGAGCTGGTGGCGCAGGACTACGTCTACAGCTTCAAGCGCTTCGCCGACCCAGTGACGGCCAGCCCGGTGTGGTCGTACCTCGACAGCTTCGGCCTGGTGGGCCTGGCCGAGCTGCGCGAGCGCGCCCTGCAGCGCCAGCAGCCCTTCGACTACGAGCGCGAGATCGCCGGCGTGCGCGCGCTGGACCGCTACACGCTGCAGTTCAACCTGCGTGAGCCGCGGCCGCGCTTTGCCTACCTGCTGGCCACCAGCGACGTGTTCGGCGCGGTGGCGCGCGAGGTGGTGGAACGCTATGGCAACACCATTGCCGAGCACCCGGTGGGCACCGGCCCCTTCCTGCTCCAGCAGTGGCGGCGCAGCTCGCGGGTGGTGCTGGCGCGCAACCCCGGCTACCGCGACGTGCGCTACGACGCCCAGCCCGCGCCCGATGATGCCGCCGGCCAGGCCGTGCTGGCCCGGCTGAAGGGCCGCCAGCTGCCGATGGTGGACGAGGTGCAGGTGAGCATGATCGACGAGGAGCAGCCCCGCTGGCTGAGCTTTCTCAACGGTCAGCTCGATGCGCTGGCCGGCGCGTATGGCTCGCTGCCCGGCAGCTTTGCGCCCACCGCCGTGCCCAATGGCCAGCTGGCGCCGCACCTGGCCAAACGCGGCATCGTGATGCAGCGGCAGGTCAATGCCGACGTCATCCTCACCCTGTTCAACATGGAGCATCCGCTGGTGGGCGGGCTGGCGCCCGAGAAGGTGGCGCTGCGCCGCGCCATCGCACTGGCCATGGACACCGAACGCGAAGCGCGGCAGATCCGCCGCGGCCTGGCCGTGCCGGCGCAATCGGTGATGCTGCCGCACGGCAGCGGCTACGACCCCCAGTTCAAGAGCGAGAACGGCGACCACGACCCGGCCCGTGCCCGTGCGCTGCTGGAGGTGTACGGCTACCGTGACCGCGACGGCGACGGCTATCGCGAACAGCCCGACGGCCAGCCGCTGGTGTTGGAGATGTCGACCCAACCCGACCAGATCTACCGCCAGTTCGACGAGCAGTTCCAGCGCGACATGCAGGCCGTGGGCTTGCGCGTGCGCTTTCTCACCGGTCAATGGCCCGAGCAGCTGAAGCAGGCCCGCGCCGGCAAGCTGATGCTGTGGATGCTGGGTAACACCGCCAGTTCGCCCGACGGGCAGGACGTGCTGCAGCGGCTCTACGGCCCCATGGCCGGTGGCCAGAACCTCGCACGCTTCCGGCTGCCGGCCTTCGACGCGCTGTACGCCCGGCTGTCGGCCCTGCCCGATGGCCCGGAGCGTGAGGCCTTGTTCCAGCAGGCCCGCCTGCTGTCGGTGGCCTACATGCCCTACAAGGCCTCGGTGCACCGCATCAGCGTCGACCTGCTGCACCCCTGGGTGATCGGCTACCGGCGGCCGCTGTTCTGGAACGACTGGTGGCACCGGGTGGACCTGGACGCGGCCGCGCGCCAGGCCGCGGGAATAAACCCGGCGCACGCGCCGTAA
- a CDS encoding ABC transporter substrate-binding protein, translating into MTQPPARRPWTKLAATLQLVCGLMAAAFTGAFSGTAAAQQPVAATAPQKVLRYAFQVAETGFDPAQISDTYSRTITPHIFEAPYQYDPLARPAKVRPLTAAAMPEHSDDYRTWTVKLQPGIYFTDDPAFGGRRRELVAADYVYSFKRFADPAVKSPAWSWMAQFGFVGLEALRERALKNKQPFDYDQPIEGLQALDRYTLRFRMTQPSPRFVTSALTLSDLIGAVAREVVEKYGADIAAHPVGTGPFVLKQWRRSSLIVLERNAAYRDVRYDAEPAADDAEGQALLARLKGRRLPMLDRVEVSIVEENQPRWLSFLQQRADLIELLPPEFVNQALPGGKLAPYLAEQGLQALRSRRSDISLTIFNMDDPIVGGYTPDKVALRRAISLAVDVEAEIRLVLGGQAIPAQSPVPPNTHAYDPGFKSEASDHDPARAMALLDLYGYVDKDGDGWRDLPDGRPLLLEMATQPEQRSRQLDDLWKRYMTAVGLRIDFKPAKWPENLKAARAGKLMMWGVGSMAVAPDSLGIYQRYHGPQSGGQNIARFRLPAMDALYDRMNVMPDGPERQALFDEARKLAVAYMPYKPRVHRIATDLAQPWLIGYKRPLFWQDFWQYLDIDTEVQRQRMKP; encoded by the coding sequence GTGACGCAACCGCCCGCGCGCCGCCCCTGGACCAAGCTGGCCGCCACGCTGCAGCTGGTCTGCGGCCTGATGGCCGCCGCCTTCACCGGCGCGTTCAGCGGCACAGCGGCCGCGCAGCAGCCCGTGGCCGCCACCGCGCCGCAGAAGGTGCTGCGCTATGCCTTCCAGGTTGCCGAGACGGGGTTCGATCCGGCCCAGATCAGCGACACCTACTCACGCACCATCACGCCGCACATCTTCGAGGCGCCCTACCAGTACGACCCGCTGGCGCGGCCGGCCAAGGTGCGGCCGCTGACCGCCGCCGCCATGCCCGAGCACAGCGACGACTACCGCACCTGGACGGTCAAGCTGCAACCCGGCATCTACTTCACCGACGACCCGGCCTTCGGCGGCCGGCGGCGCGAGCTGGTGGCCGCCGACTACGTGTACAGCTTCAAGCGCTTTGCCGACCCCGCGGTCAAAAGCCCGGCCTGGAGCTGGATGGCGCAGTTCGGCTTCGTGGGGCTGGAGGCGTTGCGCGAGCGGGCGCTCAAGAACAAGCAACCCTTCGACTACGACCAGCCGATCGAAGGCCTGCAGGCGCTGGACCGCTACACGCTGCGCTTTCGCATGACCCAGCCGTCGCCGCGCTTCGTCACCAGTGCCCTCACGCTCAGCGACCTGATCGGCGCGGTCGCGCGTGAGGTGGTGGAGAAGTACGGCGCCGACATCGCCGCCCACCCGGTGGGCACCGGGCCGTTCGTGCTCAAGCAGTGGCGACGCAGCTCGCTGATCGTGCTGGAGCGCAATGCCGCCTACCGCGACGTGCGCTACGACGCCGAGCCGGCCGCCGACGATGCCGAAGGCCAGGCGCTGCTGGCCCGCCTGAAGGGCCGCCGCCTGCCGATGCTGGACCGGGTGGAGGTGTCGATCGTCGAAGAGAACCAGCCGCGCTGGCTGAGCTTTTTGCAGCAGCGGGCCGACCTGATCGAACTGCTGCCGCCCGAGTTCGTGAACCAGGCCCTGCCCGGCGGCAAGCTGGCGCCTTACCTGGCCGAGCAAGGGCTGCAGGCCCTGCGCAGTCGGCGGTCGGACATCAGCCTCACGATCTTCAACATGGACGACCCGATCGTCGGCGGCTACACGCCCGACAAGGTGGCGTTGCGCCGCGCCATCTCGCTGGCGGTGGACGTGGAAGCCGAGATCCGGCTGGTGCTGGGCGGCCAGGCCATTCCGGCGCAAAGCCCGGTGCCGCCCAACACCCACGCCTATGACCCCGGCTTCAAGAGCGAGGCGAGCGACCACGACCCGGCCCGCGCCATGGCGCTGCTGGACCTGTACGGTTATGTGGACAAGGATGGCGATGGCTGGCGCGACCTGCCCGATGGCCGCCCGCTGCTGCTGGAGATGGCCACGCAGCCGGAGCAGCGCAGTCGCCAGCTCGACGACCTGTGGAAGCGCTACATGACCGCGGTGGGCTTGCGCATCGACTTCAAGCCTGCCAAGTGGCCCGAGAACCTGAAGGCGGCGCGCGCCGGCAAGCTGATGATGTGGGGCGTGGGCAGCATGGCCGTCGCGCCGGACAGCCTGGGCATCTACCAGCGTTACCACGGCCCGCAGTCGGGCGGCCAGAACATCGCCCGCTTCAGGCTGCCGGCGATGGACGCCTTGTACGACCGCATGAACGTGATGCCCGACGGCCCGGAGCGGCAGGCCCTGTTCGACGAGGCGCGCAAGCTGGCCGTGGCCTACATGCCGTACAAGCCGCGGGTCCACCGCATTGCCACCGACCTGGCCCAGCCGTGGCTGATCGGCTACAAGCGACCGCTGTTCTGGCAGGACTTCTGGCAGTATCTCGACATCGACACCGAGGTGCAACGCCAGCGGATGAAGCCGTGA
- a CDS encoding ABC transporter substrate-binding protein, whose product MKAVPLSIAAWSGLRRRALLLLGSALVVAGASAQPVAPEAPKKVLRYAFRIAETGFDPAQVIDLYSRIVISNIFEAPLEFEFMAEPARLRPNTLAAMPQVSEDHTTFTLQLRPGQYFADDKAFGGQRRELTAQDYVYALKRHYDPRWKSPQLYLLENAKILGLSELRKQAIDRKQPFDYDREVAGLKALDRYTFRIQLAEPSPRFLYELADASLSGAVAREVVEAYGDEIMAHPVGTGPFKLVSWQRSNRIVLERNAGWREVRYEEHPPAGNARLTAIARQLQGRRLPMVDRVEIAIVEENQPRWLSYLAGSFDLLEELPPEYADLAIPNNQLAPHLARKGMAMVRYPRADASLSYFNMEHPVIGGILPRQVALRRAMSLALNVEEEIRLVRGGQAVPAQSPIAPMTWGYDPAYKSEMGDHDPARAKALLDLYGYRDVDGDGWREQPDGQPLEIEYATQPDQQSRKLIELWEKNMREVGIRMRFKTAKWPENLKAARAGQLMMWGVGWSATRPDGDTFLALGYVGNKGSANLARFDLPAFNRLYERQRTLPDGPERAAEMARARDLMVVYVPYKIHLHRIFTDLAQPWLIGYHRNIFVRDFWKYVDIDPVKQSEAVR is encoded by the coding sequence GTGAAAGCCGTACCTCTGTCCATCGCCGCCTGGAGCGGCCTGCGCCGAAGGGCCCTGCTGCTGCTCGGCAGCGCCCTGGTCGTGGCGGGCGCCAGTGCACAACCGGTCGCACCCGAGGCACCGAAGAAGGTGCTGCGTTACGCGTTCCGCATCGCCGAGACGGGCTTCGACCCGGCGCAGGTGATCGACCTGTACTCGCGCATCGTCATCAGCAACATCTTCGAAGCGCCGCTGGAATTCGAGTTCATGGCCGAGCCGGCCCGGCTGCGGCCCAACACACTGGCGGCGATGCCGCAGGTGAGCGAGGACCACACCACCTTCACCCTCCAGCTGCGGCCAGGCCAGTACTTCGCCGACGACAAGGCCTTTGGTGGCCAGCGCCGTGAGCTGACGGCGCAGGACTATGTGTACGCCCTCAAGCGCCACTACGATCCGCGCTGGAAGAGCCCGCAGCTGTACCTGCTGGAGAACGCCAAGATCCTGGGCCTGTCGGAGCTGCGCAAGCAGGCCATAGACCGCAAGCAGCCCTTCGACTACGACCGCGAGGTGGCCGGCCTGAAGGCGCTGGACCGCTACACCTTTCGCATCCAGCTGGCCGAGCCTTCGCCGCGGTTTCTGTACGAGCTGGCCGATGCCTCGCTCAGCGGCGCGGTGGCGCGCGAGGTGGTGGAAGCCTATGGCGACGAGATCATGGCCCACCCGGTGGGCACCGGCCCCTTCAAGCTGGTGAGCTGGCAGCGCAGCAACCGCATCGTGCTGGAACGCAATGCCGGCTGGCGCGAGGTGCGATATGAAGAGCATCCTCCCGCCGGCAACGCACGCCTGACCGCCATCGCCCGGCAGCTGCAGGGCCGGCGCCTGCCGATGGTCGACCGGGTGGAGATCGCCATCGTCGAGGAGAACCAGCCCCGCTGGCTGAGCTACCTGGCCGGCAGCTTCGACCTGCTGGAGGAGCTGCCGCCCGAGTACGCCGACCTGGCCATCCCGAACAACCAGCTGGCGCCGCACCTGGCCCGCAAGGGCATGGCGATGGTGCGCTACCCACGGGCCGACGCGTCGCTGTCGTACTTCAACATGGAGCACCCGGTGATCGGCGGCATCTTGCCTAGACAAGTGGCGCTGCGCCGCGCCATGTCCCTGGCGCTGAACGTGGAAGAAGAGATCCGTCTGGTGCGTGGCGGCCAGGCGGTGCCGGCGCAGTCGCCCATCGCGCCGATGACCTGGGGCTACGACCCGGCCTACAAGAGCGAGATGGGCGACCACGACCCGGCGCGGGCCAAGGCCTTGCTCGACCTGTACGGCTATCGCGACGTGGACGGCGACGGCTGGCGCGAGCAGCCCGACGGCCAGCCGCTGGAGATCGAGTACGCCACCCAGCCCGACCAGCAAAGCCGCAAGCTGATCGAGCTGTGGGAGAAGAACATGCGCGAAGTCGGCATCCGCATGCGCTTCAAGACCGCGAAGTGGCCCGAGAACCTGAAGGCCGCCCGTGCCGGCCAGTTGATGATGTGGGGCGTGGGCTGGAGCGCCACCCGCCCCGACGGTGACACCTTCCTGGCCCTGGGCTACGTGGGCAACAAGGGCTCGGCCAACCTGGCCCGCTTCGACCTGCCGGCCTTCAACCGGCTGTACGAACGCCAGCGCACCCTGCCCGACGGCCCCGAGCGGGCGGCCGAGATGGCCCGTGCCCGCGACCTGATGGTGGTGTACGTGCCGTACAAGATCCACCTGCACCGCATCTTCACCGACCTGGCACAACCATGGCTGATCGGCTATCACCGCAACATCTTCGTGCGCGACTTCTGGAAGTACGTGGACATCGATCCCGTGAAGCAGAGCGAGGCCGTACGGTGA
- a CDS encoding porin: protein MKKTLFALAALGAFAGAASAQSSVQLFGTVDLAARYVKNGDVKRTDLASNGNSTSRLGVRGVEDLGGGLKAGFWLEAAVNPDSGTADSSRFWGRRSTVSLMGDFGEVRLGRDKMPTQLAFEAYDVFGATGIADINTTYRVPSGITVAANSRADNAVQYFLPGNLNGVYGSLAVAAGEGVTGGKYMGGRLGWASGPVDVSVAYGQNEITDSDDFKRFVVGGSYDFQVVKVLANYQETKFQDQKDRHMTVGASVPFGVGEFKASYSKIDGRGGAIADRDADQFAIGYVHNLSKRTALYTTYAYIKNDGTANYVVADNGATSMTGRKSQGVDVGIRHSF, encoded by the coding sequence ATGAAAAAGACCCTGTTCGCTCTTGCCGCCCTCGGTGCTTTCGCTGGCGCCGCTTCGGCTCAATCGTCGGTCCAACTGTTCGGCACGGTCGACCTGGCAGCCCGCTACGTCAAGAACGGCGACGTCAAGCGCACCGACCTGGCCAGCAATGGCAACTCCACCAGCCGTCTGGGCGTGCGTGGCGTGGAAGACCTGGGCGGTGGCCTGAAGGCCGGCTTCTGGCTGGAAGCCGCCGTGAACCCGGATTCGGGCACGGCCGACAGCAGCCGCTTCTGGGGCCGTCGCTCCACCGTCAGCCTGATGGGCGACTTCGGTGAAGTGCGCCTGGGCCGCGACAAGATGCCCACGCAGCTGGCCTTCGAAGCGTACGACGTGTTCGGCGCCACCGGTATCGCCGACATCAACACCACCTACCGCGTGCCCAGCGGCATCACCGTCGCGGCCAACAGCCGTGCCGACAACGCGGTGCAGTACTTCCTGCCCGGCAACCTGAACGGCGTGTACGGCTCGCTGGCCGTGGCGGCCGGTGAAGGCGTGACCGGTGGCAAGTACATGGGCGGCCGTCTGGGCTGGGCTTCGGGCCCGGTGGACGTGAGCGTGGCCTACGGCCAGAACGAAATCACCGACAGCGACGACTTCAAGCGCTTCGTGGTCGGCGGCTCGTACGACTTCCAGGTGGTCAAGGTGCTGGCCAACTACCAGGAAACCAAGTTCCAGGACCAGAAGGACCGCCACATGACCGTTGGCGCCTCGGTGCCTTTCGGCGTGGGTGAGTTCAAGGCTTCGTACTCGAAGATCGACGGCCGTGGCGGCGCGATCGCCGACCGCGATGCCGACCAGTTCGCCATCGGCTACGTGCACAACCTGTCCAAGCGGACCGCGCTGTACACCACCTACGCCTACATCAAGAACGACGGCACCGCCAACTACGTGGTGGCCGACAACGGTGCCACCAGCATGACGGGTCGCAAGTCGCAAGGCGTGGACGTCGGCATCCGCCACTCGTTCTGA